From a single Clupea harengus chromosome 24, Ch_v2.0.2, whole genome shotgun sequence genomic region:
- the si:ch73-6k14.2 gene encoding uncharacterized protein si:ch73-6k14.2 has product MRPRRKQSTVSLLPTITEVQEGVPHIYHIHSLDDYMDTMRGLSQPSCYAYHGSINPQGCRTQSAKMPTRRQAKYPDMMSSSSSSSPLPPPATSASANPGQTLALVAASAESISLNMVPSRSDSRASWWPHQDPLSWLFTRSQGAAAAATASDAVSLV; this is encoded by the coding sequence ATGAGGCCTAGGAGGAAGCAGTCCACTGTGTCCCTGCTGCCCACCATCACGGAGGTGCAGGAGGGCGTGCCGCACATCTACCACATCCATTCCCTGGACGACTACATGGACACCATGCGGGGGCTCTCTCAGCCCTCCTGTTATGCCTACCATGGCAGCATCAACCCCCAAGGCTGCAGGACGCAATCCGCCAAAATGCCCACCCGACGCCAGGCCAAGTACCCAGACATGATGTCAtcgtcatcgtcgtcgtcgCCGCTGCCGCCACCAGCCACGTCGGCGTCGGCGAACCCCGGCCAGACGCTGGCCCTGGTGGCGGCCAGCGCAGAGAGCATCTCCCTGAACATGGTGCCGTCGCGGTCGGACAGTCGGGCCTCTTGGTGGCCGCACCAGGACCCTCTGAGCTGGCTGTTCACGCGGTCCCAGGGAGCAGCCGCGGCCGCGACCGCGTCCGACGCGGTGTCTTTGGTCTGA